The Microbacterium horticulturae region TGCACGACGAGCACGTGGATCGTGTCGTACAGCCGGGCCGCACGTTCGATGACATCCAAATGACCGAGGGTGGGTGGGTCGAATGACCCCGGGACGACGGCGATCCGGTTGCTCACCCCTCAAGCCTATCGGCGAAACTTTGAGCTTTCTGAACGCCGCCTCAGTTCTTGGCCAGCGCCGCCCGCTCGACGGTGTCGAGGCGCCGTTCGATCGCTGCGGCAAGGCCCGGATGCCGCAGCAACGCGGGATCCTCGTCGAGGATCGCCTCGCCCTCCTGACGCGCGAGCGCGATCACGTCGGCGTCCTTCACGACGCGCAGCAGGCGCAGCGAACTGCGCACACCGGACTGCGCGTCGCCGAGAACGTCGCCCTCACCGCGGAGCCGCAGGTCTTCCTCTGCCAGCTCGAACCCGTCGGAGGTCGCCGCCACCGCATCCACGCGTTCGCGCGCCGGCGTTCCCGGGGCAGCTTCGGTCACGAGCAGGCAGACGCCGGGAACGCTGCCACGGCCCACGCGCCCGCGCAGCTGGTGCAGCTGTGAGACGCCGAACCGGTCGGCCTCGAGGATGATCATCGCCGAGGCATTGGGCACGTCCACGCCGACCTCGATCACCGTGGTCGCCACCAGCACGTCGATCTCGCCCGCGGCGTACGCCCGCATGATCGCATCCTTCTCCTCCCCGGGCATCCGCCCGTGCAGCGTCGCGACGCGGATGGACGAGAACGAGGGATGCTGCGCCAGGAGCTGCTCGGCCTGCACGACGCCCCACCGCACACGCGTCGACGTGCCCTCCTCGACGAGAGCGTCAGCGTCGTCCAGGCCCTTGGCGGTGGTCGCTTCGGCGTCGATGGCCGGACAGACGACGAACGCCTGATGCCCGCCGGCCACCTCTTCGGCGACCCGCTCCCACACGCGCCCGAACCAGCCCGGCTTCTCAGCGACCGGCGCGACGAAGGTCTGCACGCCCGCGCGCCCGGTGGGCATCGTCCGGATGGTGGAGACGTCGAGATCGCCGAACACGGTCATCGCGACCGTGCGCGGGATCGGCGTGGCCGTCAACACGAGCGCGTGCGGGCTGGTGCCCTTCGCGCGCAGGGTCTCGCGCTGTTCGACGCCGAAGCGGTGCTGTTCGTCGACGACGACAAGCCCGAGATCGGCGAAGCTCGTGCTGTCGCTGAGAAGCGCGTGCGTTCCCACCACGATCAGTGCCTGCCCCGACGCGACGCGCAGCGCCGCGCGTCGTCGCTCGGCGGCAGTGAGCTGCCCGGTCAGCAGCGTGGGCATCAACCGCGGAGCCAGCTCGGGCCCCAGCATCCGCGTGATCGACCGCAGGTGCTGCGCGGCCAGCACCTCGGTGGGGGCGATGAGTGCGGACTGGCCGCCGCTCTCGGCGACCTGGAGCATCGCCCGCAGCGCGACGAGGGTCTTTCCCGACCCGACCTCGCCCTGCACGAGCCGGTTCATGGGCCAGCCACCCACGAGATCGGCGCCGATCTGGTCGCCGACGGCCACCTGATCGGGTGTGCGCGGGAACGGCAGCGCGGCATCGAACGTGGTCAGCAGCGATCCCGCGGGGCGCGAGGTCGCCGACAACGCCCGTACGAACTGCCGCTGCTGCAAGAGGGCCGTCTGCAGCACGAGTGCCTCGTGCATGCGCAGCGTACGCACCGCGGGGGGCACCTGATCTTCGAAGTCGGGCCGATGGATACGCTCGAGCGCCTCGCGCGCCGACAGCAGTCCCTGCCGCTGGCGGAGGTCTTCGGGCAGCGGATCGTCGACGGGGCCGAGGCCGTCGAGAAGGTAGTCCACGGACTTCTGGATCGTGAAGCTCGGCACGCTGGCCGTCGCCGGGTAGATAGGGATCGGCGCGTTAGCGTAGGCCTCGGCGTTCATGCGCGCCGCATCGATGTCGTCGAAGAGGACGTAGTCGGGATGGGTGAGCTGCTTGCCGTCTCGGTACTCACCGACCTTGCCCGAGAAGATGCCTTGCACGCCTCGCTGCAGCTTCGCCAAACGCCAGGCCTGGTTGAAGAACGTCAGGCTCATCTGGCCGTGACCGTCGGTGATGATCACCTCGACGATCGACCCGCGCCGTTGACGCATCTTGCGTTCGCTCGCACCGAGGACCTCGGCGACGATCGTGACCTGGTCGCCGACCTCGAGCGAGTCGATGGGCGTGAGCTCGCCGCGACGCGCGTAACGGCGGGGGTAGTGCGCAAGCAAGTCGCCCACCGTCCGCATGCCGAAGGCACGCTGAAGCGAGCCGGCTGTCCGGCCGCCCAACGCCGCGTCGAGCCGCGAGGCGAGCGTGACATCCGACATGCATTCGAGTCTAGGCAGAACCTGCGACACCGGTTTGTAGGCTGAAGGGGTGACGCGCATCATCGCAGGGGCCGCCCGCGGCATCCGGCTCGACGTGCCCGGCTCGGGCACCCGCCCCACGAGCGATCGGGTGCGTGAATCGCTGTTCGGCTCTCTCGAGTCGGCGGACGCACTCCGCGGGGCCCGCGTGCTCGACCTCTACGCAGGCTCGGGCGCCCTCGGCCTCGAGGCGCTCAGCCGCGGCGCGGCGACGGCGACCCTCGTCGAGAAAGCCGGTCAGGCGGCGCAGATAGCGAAGGCGAACGCCGCCCGGGTGGCGAAGGCGGCCGAGCTCGCGGCATCCACCGTCCACGTGCACCGCGCCGATGTGGGCACGTTCCTCGCACGCGGCGCCGAGCAGTACGACCTCGTCTTCGCCGACCCGCCGTACGACGTGACGGATGCCGCGACCGGCGATGTGCTGACGGCTCTGCTCCCGCACCTCGCGGAGAATGCCATCGTGGTGATCGAGCGCGCGGCGCGCTCGCCCGCGCCGCCGCTGCCCGACGCACTCACGGTGGACCGCGTCAAGAAGTACGGCGACACCGCCCTGTGGTGGGTGACGGCGGACGTCGTCGCTCAGCCCTGAGTCGCGTCCCACTCCCGATACGGATCCCAGCCGCCACGCCCCGTGTACGGCGCCCCGTCGACCAGCACCGCGACCTCACCGCGCTCGCGGACCGTGCCGATGCGGCGGAATCCGTCAGGCAGGGTGCCGCCGGAGGGGAAAGCCGCCAGCAGTGCGTGGTCCTCGCCTCCGGCCAGCGCCGTGGCGGGATCGCCGCCGAGTGCGGACGCCGAGATGTCGAGCGTGACCGCCGACGCGGTCGCCATGCGCGAGGCGTCCAGGGCCAGGCCGTCGGAGACGTCCATCATCGCGGTCGCGCCGGCCCGGGCGGCCGCAGCGCCGAGAGAGATGGGCGGCTCGGGTCGCAGTTGGGCCCCCAGCGCCCAGCGTTCCTCGGGCGCGAGCGAGGATTCATCGATCGCGATGGGCGTGCCCGTGGCATCCCGGAAGCTGTCGAACAGCACACGCAACCCGGCCGCGGCGCGACCGGCGTCGCCGGCCAGGGCGAGTACGTCCCCGGGGCGCGCACCGCTGCGCAGCACCGGTTGCGCCCCATCGAGGACGCCCAGCGCGGTGACCGCGATCGTCAGCGTCGGCGACACGGCGAGGTCGCCGCCTTCCACCGCGCACCCGGGGGCGAGCGCGGCGCAGGCGTCGCGCAGTCCTTCCGCCATGTCGGTGAGCAGCCTCAGCGGGGTCTCCTCCGGCACGGTAAGGGCGACAAGCAGAGCGATGGGCCGAGCGCCCATCGCCGCCACGTCGGCGAGGTTCACGGCGGCGGACTTCCACCCCAGGTCGTAGCCATTGCTCCATGCCAGGCGGAAGTCGGGTCCGTGCACCAGGGTGTCGACGGTCGCCACGACGCGCCCCGACGGCGCATCCAGCACCGCGGCGTCGTCACCGGGTCCGATGATCGCGCGCGACGACGGCGCCAGCCGTTCGAGGATCGCGGCCAGCACGGCGGCCTCTCCCCGTGCGCCGACGGTCTGGTCGTGGTTCGTCATCCCTCCACGGTAGCGGCGGGTTAGCCTTGAGGCGTGACCCGCCTCCGTCGATCCCTCGCTGTCTGTCTCGTCGCCGCAGGGATCGCGCTGACCGGCTGTTCGACCACGATTCCGCTGGACCAGCCCACGGATGCGAACAACCCGAAGTGCGCGGAGATCATGGTGCGCCTGCCCAAAGACATCAGCGGGCAGGAGCGAGTGTGGACCGACGCGCAGTCGACTGCGGCCTGGGGGTCGCCGACGCGCGTCATCATGGCCTGCGGCATGACGCCGCCTGGCCCCAGCACCCTCAAATGCGTGTCGTTGGGCGGCGTGGACTGGCTCGTCGACGAGTCGGAGCAGCCCAACTTCCGCATCACCAGCTACGGACGCACGCCCGCCGTGCAGGTGTACATCGACGGCGACACGACCAGCGTCGACCCGAACACCGTCCTCAGCACGCTGGGGCGGCTAGTCAGCGCACACACCACGAAGACGGCTGCCTGCTCCAACCCCGACACGATCACCGGCTGATGACCGGCGTCAGCTGCGGGTCAACGCCGTGTCGATCACTTCGGTGATCAATTCCGGATAGCTCATGCCGCTGGCGACCCAGCACTTCGGGAACATCGATATCGGGGTGAACCCGGGCATCGTGTTCACCTCGTTCACGAAGAACTCGGCGCCGGTGAAGAAGCAGTCGACGCGAGAGAGCCCCTGGCCGCCGATCGCCTCGAACGCGCGGGCGGCGACCCGCTGCAACTCGGCGAGCTCGCCGTCGCGCAGCGGCGCCGGGCACACCAGGTCGATACCGTCTGCGCCGAGGTACTTCGCCGCGAAGTCATAGAACTCCCGCCCCGAGAGCACGACTTCGCCGGCCACGCTCACACGGGGCAGGCCCCCGTCGCGCGCCTCGAGCACACCGCACTCGAGCTCGCGGCCGCTCACCGCCTGTTCGACCAGCACCGTGCCGTCTTCTGCGAAGGCGGTCTCCAGCGCGGCATCCAACTCCTCCCACGCGTCCACGCGCGAGACACCCACACTCGAGCCGGCACGCGCCGGCTTCACGAACACCGGCAGGCCGAGACCACGAATACGACGCTCCCACATCTCGCGGTCACGCTCGAGGCCCGGGCGCGTCACGCTCACCCACGGCACGACCGGCACACCGGCCGCGCGCAGCACGTTCTTGGTCGTGTCCTTGTCCATGCCGATCGCCGACATGAGCAGCCCCGCGCCCGCGTAGGGGATGTCGAGGAGCTCGAGGAAGCCCTGGATCGTGCCGTCCTCGCCGAACCGCCCGTGCAGGATCGGCAGCACGACGTCGACGTCGCCGAGCGAGCGGGTGCCAGCAGCATCCACCACGCGCAGCTCGCGGCTGCGGGCTGAATCGGGCCAGAGCACGCGGGTGCCGTTGTCGACCACCTCGGGAAGGCGTGCCGGATCCAGCGCGAACTTGGTGGGATCGTCGTCCTCCAGGACGAAGGCGCCGTCGCGGGTGATCCCGACCGGAATCACGCGGAAGCGCTCGCGGTCAATCGCCGCCAGCACTCCCCCGGCCGTGGCGGAGCTGATCGAATGCTCGCTTGATCGTCCGCCGAACAGCACCGCCACTGCGACCTTGTCCATGCTGCGTCCTCTCCCCCTTCGGGGCTTCGTCGTCGGTGGTCAGGTGCGGTGCGATGCGCCGCGGATCCATGGTGCCATCGAGCACGCGCTTGACCTGCTCGACGATCGGCATGTCGACCTTCGCGGTCCGCGCCAACTGCAGCACCGGGGTCACCGAGGCCAGGCCCTCGGCTGTCTGCTCCATCTGCTTGACCACGTCTTGGAAGCTGTATCCCTGGCCGAGCAGTCGGCCTGCCGTGTTGTTGCGGCTCAGCGGCGACTGGCAAGTGGCGATCAGATCGCCCAGGCCCGCCAGCCCCTGCAGCGTCTCGAATTGCGCGCCATGCGCCACGGCGAAATCGGTCATCTCGACAAGGCCGCGCGTGATGATCGAGGCTTTGGTGTTCTCGCCATAGCCCACCCCGTCGACGATGCCGATGGCGACGGCGATGAGGTTCTTGAGCACGCCGCCGAACTCGGTGCCGATGACATCGGTGTTCACGAACGTCCGGAAGTAGCTGTTGCGTGCCCGTCGGGCGACAGCGTCGGCCGTCGCTTCGTTGGTGGATGCCACGACCGCCGCCGTCGGCTGCTCGCGGGCGATCTCCAGAGCGAGGTTCGGCCCCGAGGCCACGGCGATGCGGGCCGGGTCGCACTCCAGAACCTCCTCGAGCACCTGGCTCATCCGCAGGCCGGACTTGCGCTCGATGCCCTTCATCAACGACACGATCGGAACGCTCGTGCGCGCCACGAGGGGTCGCACCGCCTTGAGGTTCTCGCGGGCGGTCTGGCTGGGAACGCAGATGTAGATCTGCTCGGCGCCGTCGACGGCAGCGGCGAGATCAGTGGTGGCGTTCACGGTGCGCGGTAGGTTGACCCCGGGCAGATACCGGCTGTTGCGCTTGGCCTCGCTGATCTCGTGGGCCAATTCCGCGCGGCGCGCCCACATTGTGACGTGCGCTCCGCCGTCGGCGAGGATCTTGCCGAAGGTCGTGCCCCAGCTGCCGGCGCCGATGACGGTCACGCGTGAGGCGGGCTCATGTCTAGGAGTCAAGGCGGCCGGTCTCCTTCTGTCCGTGTTCGGCCGGGTTCCAACGTTTCGCGGGCGCCGGCAGGCCGCGGATCTCACCGAGCAACTCGGCGATGCGGTCCATCACCCGGGTCGTCGCAGCGTTCAACTCTGCCGGGGAGGCGTGCTCATGCCGCACGTCGTCGAGGTCGATCGGATCGCCGATGACCACCGTCATCCGGCGCCGTAGCGGCCACAGGCGCAGCTTGCCGTAACGAGGGAGCAACTGCTGTGCGCCCCACTGCGCCATCGGGACGACGGGCAGATCGCCCGCGGCTGCGAGTCGGACCGCGCCCGACTTGCCGCGCATGGGCCACAGCTCGGGGTCGCGCGTCAGGGTTCCCTCCGGGTAGACGATCACACCACGACCGTGCCGGACCAGGTCCCGCGACGTCTCGATCGTCTGCCGTGCTCCGGTTGCAGACGCTGTGCGCGCCACCGGCACCATGCCGGTTTTGCGTAACGCCCAGCCCAGGATCGGCACGTGGAACAGGCTCTCCTTCGCCATGAACCGCGGCGCGCGTCCCAGACGCCAGACCGCCGCTGCGACGATCACGGGGTCGATCTCGCTGTGGTGGTTCGCGGCGAGCACGTAAGCTCCGGTCTGCGGCAGCTTGTCGGCACCCTTGATCTCGATCTTGGCGAAAAGGCCCAGCACCGGCACCACGATGGCAGCGAGCAGCCAGAAGACGCTCGGTCGTGTCTTCTCCGTCGAGGCCCGTCGACGACGGTCACTCATCGGGTCACCCCAGAACGTCGAAGTCGGCGCCGAGCGCGGCGAGCTTGTCGTACAGCTTCTCGTAGCCACGGCTGATGATGCCGACGTTGTGCACGGTCGACTCGCCGGTCGCCGTCAGCGCCGCGATCACGTGGCTGTAGCCGCCGCGCAGGTCGGGCACGGTGATGTCGGCACCGGTGAGCGGCGTCGGCCCGGTGATCACGGCGGCCTGCTCGAGATTTCGACGCGGAACTCGCCGCGGCCCCTGCTGCAGCCCGTGCGGGTGCACAGCGATCTCGGCCCCCATCTTCACCAGCGCCTGGGTGAAGCCGAAGCGGTTCTCATACACGGTCTCGTGCACGATGGAGGTGCCGGTGGCCTGGGTCAGAGCGACGATGAGCGGCTGCTGCCAGTCGGTCATGAAGCCCGGGTGCACGTCGGTCTCGACCGTCACGGCACGCAGGTCGCCGGCTCGCCGGAACAGGATGCCGTCCTCGCGGATGTTGAAGTCGCCCCCGACCTTGCGCACCACGTTCAGGAAGGTCAGCATCTCCTGCTGCCGGGCCCCGGCGACGAAGATCTCGCCGTCGGTGGCGAGTGCAGCACTGGCCCAGCTCGCGGCCTCGTTGCGGTCGAAGATCGCGCGGTGGTCGTACCCCGAGAGCCGGTCGACGCCCTCGATGAGGATGACGCGGTTCGGCTCGTAGGAGATGATCGCGCCCATCTTCTGCAGCACCGCGATCAGGTCCATGATCTCGGGTTCGATGGCTGCGTTGCGCAGCTCGGTGATGCCGCTGGAGCGCACCGCCGTCAGCAGCACCTGCTCGGTGGCGCCCACACTCGGGTAAGGCAGATGGATGTTCGCGCCGCGCAGGCCGTTGGGTGCCGACAGACGGATGCCGCTGGGCAGCTTCTCCACGACGGCGCCGAATTTGCGCAGCGCGTCAAGGTGGAAGTCGATCGGTCTGTCGCCGATACGGCACCCGCCGAGGTCGGGGATGAACGCCTGGCCGAGCTGGTGCAGCAGCGGACCGCAGAACAGGATCGGGATGCGGCTGGCACCGGCGTGCGCGTCGATCTCCTCCATGTGGGCCGAGGCGACGTCGGCGGGGTCGAACACGAACGAGCCGTCTTCATCGCCGGGAGTGACGCGCACACCGTGCACCTCGAGGAGCGATCGCACGACCGAGACATCGCTGATGTCGGGGACGTCCCGCAGCGTGCTGGGCGTCTCGCCCAGGATCGCGGCAACCATCGCTTTGGTCACCAGGTTCTTGGCGCCCTTGACGTCGACGCGACCGCTCAGCGGCTGTCCGCCGCGGATGGCCAGCGCTTCACCGGACCCTCCCGTGCGACCGTCGGTGGATGCCAAGCCGTTCAGGAGTGTCATGCAGTCTGCCTCACAGGTGTCGGAATCAGTCAGTCTGCTGGGGACGGCACCGGCAGGGTGCGCGGCTTCCAGCGTGCTCGACGCGCCTCGTAGGCGGCGATTCTGTCTTCATTGCGGAGGGTCAGCCCGATGTCGTCGAGACCCTCCAGAAGCCGCCACCCAGTGTAATCGTCGATCTCGAAGGTCACCTGGATATCACCCAGAGTCGCTGTGCGCGTCTGCAGGTCGACGGTCATCTCGACCCCCGGCGACGCTGCGATCGCCGCCCACAGGCGTTCCGCATCGGCCTCGGAGATCACACCCGTGACCAGGCCCTGCTTGCCCGCGTTGCCGCGGAAGATGTCAGCGAACTTGGGGCTGAGCACCGCTTTGAAGCCGTAGTCGCGCAGCGCCCACACGGCGTGTTCGCGGCTCGATCCCGTTCCGAAGTCAGGGCCGGCCACCAGCACGGATGCGCGCCGGTACGGTTCCTGGTTCAGGATGAAGTCGGGGTCTTGGCGCCAATTCGCGAACAGGGCATCTTCGAATCCGGTCTTGGTGACCCGCTTCAGGTAGACGGCGGGAATGATCTGGTCGGTGTCGACCGCCGAACGCTGCAGAGGCGCGGCCACACCGGTGTGCGTGGTGAACTTCTCCATGTCAGGCGCCCTTCACGTCGGCCGTTGAGCGAGCGAAGCGAGCCGAGACGTCATCGCCTTCGAGATCGCTCGGGCTCGAGAGCGTGCCACGGACCGCCGTGGCCGCGGCGACAAGCGGCGACACCAGATGGGTGCGCCCGCCCTTGCCCTGCCGACCCTCGAAGTTGCGGTTGCTCGTCGACGCACATCGCTCGCCCGGCGCGAGCTGGTCGGGGTTCATGCCCAGGCACATGGAGCACCCGGCGAACCGCCACTCGGCGCCGAAGTCTTCGAAGACCTTGTCGAGGCCCTCGGCCTCCGCCTCCAGCCGGACCCGCGCTGAGCCGGGGACGACCATAACGCGCACACCGTCGGCCTTCTTGCGGCCCTTGACGATCGAAGCGAATTGACGCAGGTCTTCGATCCGGCTGTTCGTGCACGAACCCATGAAGACGGCATCCACCGGAATGTCTTTCATGCGGGTGCCGGCCGCCAGATCCATGTAGGCCAGTGCGCGCTCTGCCGCAGCCTTCGCGTTCGGGTCGGTGTACTCGTCGGGCGACGGCACCGCGCCCGACAGCGAGACTCCCTGGCCCGGGTTCGTGCCCCAGGTCACGAACGGCTCGAGCTCGGCCGCATCGATGAACACCTCGGCGTCGTAGACCGCTCCCTCGTCGGACGGGAGTGTGCGCCAGTAGTCGACCGCGTCGTCCCAGTCCTGCCCCTGCGGTGCGTGGGGACGGCCCTTCAGATAGGCGAACGTCGTCTCGTCGGGCGCGACCATTCCTGCGCGCGCCCCGGCCTCGATCGACATGTTGCACATCGTCATGCGGCCTTCCATCGACAGCGACCGGATGGCGCTGCCGCGGTACTCCAGGACGTAACCCTGGCCGCCGTTGGTGCCGATCTTCGCGATGACCGCGAGGATGACGTCTTTCGCGGTCACGCCGGGCTTCAACGCGCCCTCCACCGTGATCGCCATCGTCTTGAACGGCTTCAGCGACAGCGTCTGCGTGGCCAGCACGTGCTCGACCTCGCTGGTGCCGATGCCGAACGCCATGGCGCCGAACGCGCCGTGCGTGGACGTGTGGCTGTCGCCGCACACGACGGTGATGCCCGGCATCGTCAGCCCGAGCTGCGGGCCCACCACGTGGACGATGCCCTGCTCTTTGTCGCCCAGCGAGTGCAGGCGCACGCCGAACTCTTCGGCGTTGTGCCGGAGGGTCTCGATCTGGGTGCGGCTGGTGAGGTCGGCGATCGGCTTGTCGATGTCGAGCGTGGGCGTGTTGTGGTCTTCGGTGGCGATGGTGAGGTCGAGCCGGCGCACCGGACGCCCCTCGGCACGCAGGCCGTCGAAGGCCTGTGGGCTCGTGACCTCGTGCACCAGGTGCAGGTCGATGTAGATGAGGTCGGGCTGGCCGCCCTCGCCTTTGACCACCAGGTGGTCGTCCCAGACCTTCTCGGCCAGGGTACGGGGGTGATCAGGAATCACAGATGGGCTCATTGCTGTTCGTTCTCCACAGTTACCGGGGTGTGCCCACGACGAACTCCGCGACGAGCCTGGGCTGATATCAGAACCCGCCGCGGCACGTAAGGAGAAGCCACGCGATCCGCACGTCGCCAGATTACCACCGACGAACACCGCCTCCGGCCGTGTGACGGATCGTCACTCCGGATCGTCGGTGGATGCCGCGACCGCCCGCTTCTCGCGGGCCGCCGCGATCGCGCTCGCACCGGCGGCCACCACCATCGACGCGATGATCACGACGAGCGAGACCCAGGTCGAGATGTCCGGCGCCCACTCGACCGGGTGACCACCGTTGATGAACGGAAGCTCGTTGACGGCCAGCGCGTGGAAGAAGAGCTTGACGCCGATGAACGCGAGGATGAACGCGATGCCGTAATGCAGGTACCGCAGCCGGTCGAGCAGCCCGCCCAGCAGGAAGTACAGCTGGCGCAGCCCCATGAGGGCGAAGACGTTCGTCGCAAACACGATGAATGCGTTCTGCGTGATCCCGAAGATCGCGGGGATCGAGTCGATGGCGAAGATCAGATCGGTGAATCCGATGGCCACGAACACGAGCAGCATCGGCGTCAAGACCTTCTTGCCGTTGACCACGGTGCGAAGCTTGCGTCCGTCGTACTGGTCGCTGATGTCGATGAACCGGCGCAGGAGCCGGACGACGGCCGTCTCGGTGTGGGCGTCGTCCTCCTGCTTGCCCGGGAAGGCCTGCTTCCACGCCGTGTAGACGAGGAACGCGCCGAAGATGAAGAAGATCCAGCTGAAGTTCTCGATGAGGGCGGCGCCCAGCAGGATGAACAGACCGCGGAGCACCAGCGCGATGATGATGCCGACCATCAGCACTTCCTGCTGATAGCGGCGAGGAACCGAGAACTGTGTCATCAGCAGCACGAAGACGAAGAGATTGTCGATGGACAGGCTGTACTCGGTCAGCCAGCCGGCGACGAACTCACCGGCGGCGTCTCCGCTGCCGGTGGCCCACAGAAGCAGCACCGCGAACACGAGCGCCAGGCACACGTAGAAGACGACCCACAGAGTCGCCTCTTTCATCGAGGGGATGTGCGGCCGCTTCAGAATGAGCAGCAGGTCGGCTGCCAAGATCGCGACGAGCACGGCCATCGCAGTGATCTCGAACCATGCGGGGATGACGAAATCCATGGGGCCCTTCCGAGGGGTCGACGTTCCGTCGAAAGTCTCTCCCCCGCTGTTGCGGTGCGTGCCCGGAAGCCCTCCGACGGACTCCGTGATGACGAACACGCGATGGACGGGATACTCCCT contains the following coding sequences:
- a CDS encoding ATP-dependent DNA helicase RecG — translated: MSDVTLASRLDAALGGRTAGSLQRAFGMRTVGDLLAHYPRRYARRGELTPIDSLEVGDQVTIVAEVLGASERKMRQRRGSIVEVIITDGHGQMSLTFFNQAWRLAKLQRGVQGIFSGKVGEYRDGKQLTHPDYVLFDDIDAARMNAEAYANAPIPIYPATASVPSFTIQKSVDYLLDGLGPVDDPLPEDLRQRQGLLSAREALERIHRPDFEDQVPPAVRTLRMHEALVLQTALLQQRQFVRALSATSRPAGSLLTTFDAALPFPRTPDQVAVGDQIGADLVGGWPMNRLVQGEVGSGKTLVALRAMLQVAESGGQSALIAPTEVLAAQHLRSITRMLGPELAPRLMPTLLTGQLTAAERRRAALRVASGQALIVVGTHALLSDSTSFADLGLVVVDEQHRFGVEQRETLRAKGTSPHALVLTATPIPRTVAMTVFGDLDVSTIRTMPTGRAGVQTFVAPVAEKPGWFGRVWERVAEEVAGGHQAFVVCPAIDAEATTAKGLDDADALVEEGTSTRVRWGVVQAEQLLAQHPSFSSIRVATLHGRMPGEEKDAIMRAYAAGEIDVLVATTVIEVGVDVPNASAMIILEADRFGVSQLHQLRGRVGRGSVPGVCLLVTEAAPGTPARERVDAVAATSDGFELAEEDLRLRGEGDVLGDAQSGVRSSLRLLRVVKDADVIALARQEGEAILDEDPALLRHPGLAAAIERRLDTVERAALAKN
- the rsmD gene encoding 16S rRNA (guanine(966)-N(2))-methyltransferase RsmD; its protein translation is MTRIIAGAARGIRLDVPGSGTRPTSDRVRESLFGSLESADALRGARVLDLYAGSGALGLEALSRGAATATLVEKAGQAAQIAKANAARVAKAAELAASTVHVHRADVGTFLARGAEQYDLVFADPPYDVTDAATGDVLTALLPHLAENAIVVIERAARSPAPPLPDALTVDRVKKYGDTALWWVTADVVAQP
- the thiL gene encoding thiamine-phosphate kinase, yielding MTNHDQTVGARGEAAVLAAILERLAPSSRAIIGPGDDAAVLDAPSGRVVATVDTLVHGPDFRLAWSNGYDLGWKSAAVNLADVAAMGARPIALLVALTVPEETPLRLLTDMAEGLRDACAALAPGCAVEGGDLAVSPTLTIAVTALGVLDGAQPVLRSGARPGDVLALAGDAGRAAAGLRVLFDSFRDATGTPIAIDESSLAPEERWALGAQLRPEPPISLGAAAARAGATAMMDVSDGLALDASRMATASAVTLDISASALGGDPATALAGGEDHALLAAFPSGGTLPDGFRRIGTVRERGEVAVLVDGAPYTGRGGWDPYREWDATQG
- a CDS encoding DUF3515 family protein, translating into MTRLRRSLAVCLVAAGIALTGCSTTIPLDQPTDANNPKCAEIMVRLPKDISGQERVWTDAQSTAAWGSPTRVIMACGMTPPGPSTLKCVSLGGVDWLVDESEQPNFRITSYGRTPAVQVYIDGDTTSVDPNTVLSTLGRLVSAHTTKTAACSNPDTITG
- a CDS encoding D-alanine--D-alanine ligase family protein; protein product: MDKVAVAVLFGGRSSEHSISSATAGGVLAAIDRERFRVIPVGITRDGAFVLEDDDPTKFALDPARLPEVVDNGTRVLWPDSARSRELRVVDAAGTRSLGDVDVVLPILHGRFGEDGTIQGFLELLDIPYAGAGLLMSAIGMDKDTTKNVLRAAGVPVVPWVSVTRPGLERDREMWERRIRGLGLPVFVKPARAGSSVGVSRVDAWEELDAALETAFAEDGTVLVEQAVSGRELECGVLEARDGGLPRVSVAGEVVLSGREFYDFAAKYLGADGIDLVCPAPLRDGELAELQRVAARAFEAIGGQGLSRVDCFFTGAEFFVNEVNTMPGFTPISMFPKCWVASGMSYPELITEVIDTALTRS
- a CDS encoding NAD(P)H-dependent glycerol-3-phosphate dehydrogenase, with the translated sequence MTVIGAGSWGTTFGKILADGGAHVTMWARRAELAHEISEAKRNSRYLPGVNLPRTVNATTDLAAAVDGAEQIYICVPSQTARENLKAVRPLVARTSVPIVSLMKGIERKSGLRMSQVLEEVLECDPARIAVASGPNLALEIAREQPTAAVVASTNEATADAVARRARNSYFRTFVNTDVIGTEFGGVLKNLIAVAIGIVDGVGYGENTKASIITRGLVEMTDFAVAHGAQFETLQGLAGLGDLIATCQSPLSRNNTAGRLLGQGYSFQDVVKQMEQTAEGLASVTPVLQLARTAKVDMPIVEQVKRVLDGTMDPRRIAPHLTTDDEAPKGERTQHGQGRSGGAVRRTIKRAFDQLRHGRGSAGGD
- a CDS encoding lysophospholipid acyltransferase family protein, with amino-acid sequence MSDRRRRASTEKTRPSVFWLLAAIVVPVLGLFAKIEIKGADKLPQTGAYVLAANHHSEIDPVIVAAAVWRLGRAPRFMAKESLFHVPILGWALRKTGMVPVARTASATGARQTIETSRDLVRHGRGVIVYPEGTLTRDPELWPMRGKSGAVRLAAAGDLPVVPMAQWGAQQLLPRYGKLRLWPLRRRMTVVIGDPIDLDDVRHEHASPAELNAATTRVMDRIAELLGEIRGLPAPAKRWNPAEHGQKETGRLDS
- the murA gene encoding UDP-N-acetylglucosamine 1-carboxyvinyltransferase, with translation MTLLNGLASTDGRTGGSGEALAIRGGQPLSGRVDVKGAKNLVTKAMVAAILGETPSTLRDVPDISDVSVVRSLLEVHGVRVTPGDEDGSFVFDPADVASAHMEEIDAHAGASRIPILFCGPLLHQLGQAFIPDLGGCRIGDRPIDFHLDALRKFGAVVEKLPSGIRLSAPNGLRGANIHLPYPSVGATEQVLLTAVRSSGITELRNAAIEPEIMDLIAVLQKMGAIISYEPNRVILIEGVDRLSGYDHRAIFDRNEAASWASAALATDGEIFVAGARQQEMLTFLNVVRKVGGDFNIREDGILFRRAGDLRAVTVETDVHPGFMTDWQQPLIVALTQATGTSIVHETVYENRFGFTQALVKMGAEIAVHPHGLQQGPRRVPRRNLEQAAVITGPTPLTGADITVPDLRGGYSHVIAALTATGESTVHNVGIISRGYEKLYDKLAALGADFDVLG
- the leuD gene encoding 3-isopropylmalate dehydratase small subunit, encoding MEKFTTHTGVAAPLQRSAVDTDQIIPAVYLKRVTKTGFEDALFANWRQDPDFILNQEPYRRASVLVAGPDFGTGSSREHAVWALRDYGFKAVLSPKFADIFRGNAGKQGLVTGVISEADAERLWAAIAASPGVEMTVDLQTRTATLGDIQVTFEIDDYTGWRLLEGLDDIGLTLRNEDRIAAYEARRARWKPRTLPVPSPAD